Proteins encoded in a region of the Paenibacillus pedocola genome:
- the panB gene encoding 3-methyl-2-oxobutanoate hydroxymethyltransferase, producing MAEKHATNIVKMKKMKADGVPLSMLTAYDYPSARLAEEAGIDLILVGDSLGNVVLGYDTTLPVTIDDMVYHTRSVVRGAPDTFIVTDMPFMTYHGSVDETLRGVRRLMQEGRAQAVKMEGGLEICDTVSAVVKAGVPVLGHIGLTPQSVNMIGGYRIQGKDPEDARRLINEAKALEAAGAFGIVLELVTEEVAEAITKALSIPTIGIGAGRYCDGQVLVFHDILRYASPYREKRFVKTYADVGSLIREGISTYVKEVKERSFPAENHIFNADEHVLESLYGASGKGAK from the coding sequence ATGGCTGAAAAACACGCTACTAATATTGTGAAAATGAAAAAAATGAAAGCGGACGGTGTGCCCCTGAGCATGCTGACCGCTTATGACTATCCGTCGGCACGTTTAGCTGAAGAGGCAGGGATTGATCTGATCCTGGTCGGAGATTCTTTAGGGAATGTGGTCCTTGGCTACGATACTACCCTGCCGGTAACGATAGACGATATGGTGTACCATACACGTTCAGTCGTCCGGGGGGCACCGGATACCTTTATTGTAACGGATATGCCTTTTATGACTTACCACGGCAGCGTTGATGAGACCCTGCGCGGTGTGCGCCGGCTGATGCAGGAAGGCCGGGCGCAAGCCGTCAAGATGGAAGGCGGGCTGGAAATTTGTGATACGGTCTCTGCTGTGGTGAAGGCCGGTGTGCCTGTGCTTGGACATATTGGTCTTACTCCGCAGTCTGTCAACATGATCGGCGGCTACCGGATCCAAGGTAAAGATCCTGAGGATGCCCGGAGGCTGATAAACGAGGCCAAAGCGCTTGAAGCGGCCGGGGCATTCGGGATTGTGCTGGAGCTGGTAACCGAAGAGGTGGCGGAAGCCATTACGAAGGCGCTCAGCATTCCGACGATCGGCATCGGTGCAGGCCGGTATTGCGACGGTCAGGTGCTGGTATTCCATGATATACTCCGGTATGCCTCACCCTACCGGGAGAAACGGTTCGTCAAAACCTATGCTGATGTGGGAAGCCTAATCCGTGAAGGAATCAGCACCTACGTTAAAGAAGTGAAGGAGCGTTCCTTCCCTGCCGAGAATCATATTTTTAATGCGGATGAGCATGTATTGGAGTCTTTATACGGCGCCTCCGGAAAAGGAGCGAAATAA
- a CDS encoding biotin--[acetyl-CoA-carboxylase] ligase translates to MKSDDTQHLTRLNREHFVSGWKDNIQLLETVVSTQEEAKKLAEKGAPEGTAIRAEEQTGGRGRIGRKWHSPAGKGIWMSVVLRPDLPLSLTPQLTLLAGVAVCRAIREVTGVPAGIKWPNDLLAGGRKLCGILLESSLREGGLHYAIAGIGISANLTKEDYPDYLQGVGTSLLIEGGGIPVDRTRLTEAVLTELEYLYTLYIEQGFKPVKDLWEAMSVTLGRQISFSTPQGRSEGTAIGLDENGGLLLQDASGKIISILSGEIEMI, encoded by the coding sequence ATGAAAAGCGATGACACCCAGCACCTGACGCGGCTGAACCGTGAGCATTTCGTTTCCGGCTGGAAAGACAATATTCAGCTGCTGGAGACAGTGGTGTCTACCCAGGAGGAAGCGAAGAAGCTGGCCGAGAAGGGGGCGCCCGAAGGAACGGCGATCCGGGCTGAAGAACAGACTGGCGGCCGCGGGCGGATTGGCAGAAAATGGCACTCGCCAGCCGGAAAAGGCATCTGGATGAGCGTCGTGCTCCGCCCTGACCTGCCGCTGTCCCTGACGCCGCAGCTTACGCTGCTTGCCGGAGTAGCAGTGTGCAGGGCCATTCGTGAAGTTACCGGTGTGCCAGCCGGAATCAAATGGCCGAACGATTTGCTGGCCGGCGGGCGCAAACTCTGCGGGATTTTACTGGAATCCTCTCTAAGGGAAGGCGGCTTGCATTATGCTATCGCGGGCATCGGTATTTCTGCTAACCTGACCAAGGAAGATTATCCGGACTACCTGCAGGGAGTCGGCACCTCGCTGCTGATCGAAGGCGGGGGGATTCCTGTTGACCGAACCCGGCTTACAGAAGCTGTGCTGACAGAGCTGGAATATTTATATACGCTTTACATAGAGCAGGGCTTTAAGCCGGTTAAGGATCTCTGGGAAGCCATGTCGGTGACGCTGGGCCGCCAAATCTCGTTCAGCACGCCTCAGGGGCGCAGCGAAGGAACTGCGATCGGTCTGGATGAGAACGGCGGTTTACTGCTGCAGGACGCCTCCGGGAAGATCATCAGTATATTGTCCGGTGAAATAGAAATGATCTGA
- a CDS encoding CCA tRNA nucleotidyltransferase — protein MEWTMAPSGMAEAAGKVMTGLLESGREAYFVGGCIRDELLGRPVHDMDLTTSALPEEVMAIFTRCIPTGLVHGTVTVLQDGFSFEVTTYRTESGYADHRRPEHVFFVSDVKEDLRRRDFTINAICCGLDGVLVDPFGGARDLSARLIRCVGAAEERFDEDALRMLRCIRFASVLDFAVAKNTWRGLLRQRDKLAHIAVERVRSETERIIEGPHPWRGLGLLARSGLLSRGKAPFPWTGSDLAAAAAILPGIGELQSARLRWALLLHALGQSAASADELLRAWTFPGATRSAVARVLRVREAWDAALASAPGGPGAEEALRRRWIAAVLACGTEAAEGWLTLLEAVPQAACVTLGGAQPPGSQSGSGTAGEPDVLFRQPAPDSIVQRHDKSASVASASQWTQAPVPDAPGAAAPLHIPPSRLRSWMAGMPLSSLAELAVTGKELSAALDKRPGPWLGELLQRLLHAVAAGDIPNDKQLLLQEAKKDGYK, from the coding sequence ATGGAATGGACAATGGCACCATCCGGTATGGCGGAAGCAGCTGGCAAGGTGATGACCGGCCTGCTTGAGAGCGGCCGTGAAGCTTATTTTGTCGGGGGCTGCATCCGTGATGAACTGCTGGGCAGACCGGTGCATGATATGGATCTGACGACCTCCGCGCTGCCGGAGGAGGTCATGGCCATATTCACCCGCTGTATCCCGACGGGACTTGTGCACGGTACGGTTACGGTATTACAGGATGGTTTCAGCTTTGAAGTGACGACGTACCGGACGGAAAGCGGCTATGCCGATCACCGCCGCCCGGAGCACGTCTTTTTTGTAAGCGATGTTAAAGAAGATCTGCGGCGGCGTGATTTCACCATCAATGCCATCTGCTGCGGGCTGGACGGTGTGCTGGTGGACCCTTTTGGGGGGGCGCGGGATTTAAGCGCCCGGTTGATCCGCTGCGTAGGCGCAGCGGAGGAGCGCTTCGACGAGGACGCGCTGCGCATGCTGCGCTGCATCCGCTTCGCGTCGGTGCTGGACTTTGCCGTCGCCAAGAACACCTGGCGGGGGCTGCTGCGCCAGCGGGACAAGCTGGCGCATATTGCCGTTGAGCGCGTCCGCAGTGAGACGGAGCGCATCATCGAGGGGCCGCATCCCTGGCGCGGCCTCGGCTTGCTCGCGCGCAGCGGCCTGCTATCGCGCGGCAAAGCCCCGTTCCCCTGGACCGGCAGCGATCTGGCGGCAGCCGCCGCCATCCTGCCCGGGATCGGGGAACTGCAGAGCGCCCGCCTGCGGTGGGCGCTGCTGCTCCATGCCCTGGGGCAGTCGGCCGCTTCGGCCGATGAGCTGCTGCGGGCATGGACGTTCCCGGGGGCGACGCGCAGCGCCGTCGCCCGGGTGCTGCGCGTCCGCGAAGCATGGGACGCGGCACTGGCCTCTGCGCCGGGGGGACCCGGCGCGGAGGAGGCACTGCGGCGGCGCTGGATCGCCGCTGTGCTGGCCTGCGGCACGGAAGCCGCCGAAGGGTGGCTGACGCTGCTGGAGGCGGTGCCGCAGGCCGCCTGCGTTACGCTGGGCGGCGCGCAGCCGCCGGGCAGTCAGTCCGGCTCGGGCACAGCCGGTGAGCCCGATGTGCTTTTCCGGCAGCCAGCCCCGGATTCAATCGTGCAGCGGCATGATAAGTCCGCATCAGTCGCGTCTGCTTCACAATGGACACAAGCGCCTGTCCCGGACGCACCCGGTGCGGCTGCGCCGCTACACATCCCGCCTAGCCGCCTGCGCTCCTGGATGGCAGGCATGCCGCTCAGCTCGCTGGCGGAGCTGGCAGTGACAGGAAAAGAGCTGTCTGCAGCCCTGGACAAACGTCCCGGGCCATGGCTGGGGGAGCTGCTGCAGCGGCTGCTGCATGCTGTAGCAGCCGGAGATATTCCTAACGACAAACAATTATTGCTGCAGGAAGCAAAAAAGGATGGATATAAATGA
- the bshA gene encoding N-acetyl-alpha-D-glucosaminyl L-malate synthase BshA, whose protein sequence is MDRLKIGITCYPSLGGSGVVATELGKLLAEKGHEVHFITHSIPFRLGTFQKNIFYHEVEVNDYYVFRYPPYDLALATKMAQVAKMQGLDLFHVHYAVPHAVCAFLAKQMLGNDIKVVTTLHGTDITVLGQDESLKDLIRLGINESDAVTAVSQDLIKETRRVLDITRDIDLTYNFVDKRVYYPRDVTDLRGDFANPDEKILMHISNFRPVKRVSDVVDVFAKVSKEIPAKLLLVGEGPELPKIQAKINEMGLEHKVRFLGKQDEIAQVISLADLLLLPSEKESFGLVALEAMACGVPTIGSQTGGIPELIQHGKTGFLAPIGDTAAMAKYAVKLLSDEAMTEQFRKACLERSCNDFSRDSITNQYEDIYYRVLGRKVLGMDTIRG, encoded by the coding sequence ATGGACCGGCTAAAAATAGGCATCACCTGTTATCCGTCTCTGGGCGGCTCGGGGGTAGTGGCAACTGAACTGGGGAAGCTTCTGGCTGAAAAGGGCCATGAAGTCCATTTTATAACACACAGTATCCCGTTCCGGCTTGGAACGTTTCAGAAAAATATATTTTACCACGAGGTTGAGGTTAACGATTACTATGTCTTCCGTTACCCGCCTTATGATCTGGCGCTTGCAACCAAGATGGCGCAGGTAGCCAAGATGCAGGGGCTCGACTTGTTCCATGTTCATTATGCAGTGCCTCATGCCGTGTGTGCGTTCCTGGCCAAGCAGATGCTCGGCAATGACATCAAGGTAGTCACAACCCTGCACGGGACGGATATTACCGTTCTGGGCCAGGATGAATCGCTTAAGGACCTGATCCGCCTCGGCATCAATGAAAGTGATGCGGTTACAGCTGTCTCTCAGGATCTGATCAAGGAAACCCGGCGCGTGCTGGATATTACCCGTGATATTGATCTGACCTATAACTTTGTCGACAAGCGTGTGTATTACCCGCGTGACGTAACCGATCTCCGCGGCGATTTTGCCAATCCGGATGAGAAGATACTGATGCATATCAGCAATTTCCGTCCGGTCAAGCGGGTTAGTGATGTTGTTGATGTTTTTGCCAAGGTGAGCAAGGAGATTCCTGCGAAGCTGCTGCTTGTAGGTGAAGGTCCTGAGCTGCCGAAGATTCAGGCGAAAATTAATGAAATGGGCTTGGAGCACAAAGTCCGCTTCCTGGGTAAGCAGGATGAGATTGCCCAGGTAATCTCTCTGGCGGATCTGCTCCTGCTGCCTTCAGAGAAGGAGAGCTTCGGTCTTGTTGCGCTGGAAGCGATGGCTTGCGGTGTTCCAACGATTGGTTCGCAGACCGGAGGTATTCCGGAGCTGATCCAGCATGGCAAAACCGGCTTCCTCGCTCCTATCGGCGACACGGCCGCTATGGCAAAATATGCAGTGAAGCTGCTGTCGGATGAAGCAATGACCGAGCAGTTTAGAAAGGCTTGTCTGGAACGATCCTGCAATGATTTCAGCAGAGACAGTATTACGAACCAATATGAGGATATTTATTACCGTGTGCTAGGGCGCAAGGTGCTCGGAATGGATACCATCCGGGGGTAA
- the bshB1 gene encoding bacillithiol biosynthesis deacetylase BshB1, with translation MKLDILVFGAHADDAEIGMAGTIAKHTAAGLKVGLCDLTAAEMSSNGTVERRKQEAQQAAEVLGASVRTNLGLPDRGLYLTEEHLAAVTAEIREFAPAIVFAPYWEDRHPDHIACSKLVEEAVFNSKLRKYMPDKPAIPAPLLYFYFINDLGRTDLIVDVTQQYGLKEQALSCYRSQFEKIPGEDVVSTPLNEGYIERVRSRDMLLGQRRLIPYAEGFAAKVPHAVDLFISGGH, from the coding sequence ATGAAACTGGACATTCTTGTATTCGGGGCTCATGCAGATGATGCTGAGATCGGGATGGCGGGAACCATTGCCAAGCATACTGCTGCCGGTCTGAAGGTAGGCCTGTGCGATTTGACTGCAGCGGAAATGTCCTCGAACGGAACCGTGGAACGCCGCAAGCAGGAGGCTCAGCAGGCCGCTGAAGTGCTAGGGGCATCCGTACGTACCAATCTCGGATTGCCGGACCGCGGCCTGTACCTGACAGAGGAGCATCTGGCTGCAGTGACTGCAGAAATCCGGGAATTTGCCCCGGCCATTGTGTTTGCCCCTTACTGGGAAGACCGTCATCCTGACCATATCGCCTGCAGTAAGCTGGTGGAGGAAGCTGTATTCAATTCGAAGCTGCGCAAATATATGCCGGACAAGCCGGCCATACCTGCACCGCTGCTCTATTTTTACTTTATTAATGACCTGGGCCGTACCGACCTTATAGTAGATGTGACTCAGCAATATGGGTTGAAGGAGCAGGCGTTGTCCTGCTACCGTTCGCAATTTGAGAAGATCCCGGGTGAGGATGTGGTATCGACACCGCTTAACGAGGGCTATATCGAACGTGTCCGCTCAAGGGATATGCTGCTCGGACAGCGGAGGCTTATTCCCTATGCTGAAGGGTTCGCAGCGAAGGTTCCCCATGCCGTTGATCTATTTATAAGCGGGGGCCATTAG
- the mgsA gene encoding methylglyoxal synthase: MLKIAFIAHDRKKEEMVNFVTAYENVFTGLELYSTGTTGQRIMDVTQLKIHRFMSGPLGGDQQIGSLVAQDELDLIIFLRDPLMAQPHEPDITALLRLCDVYGIPVATNIATAEILVKAIDRGDFGWRELVHKYKPGVDE; encoded by the coding sequence ATGTTGAAGATTGCCTTTATTGCACACGACCGGAAAAAAGAAGAGATGGTCAATTTCGTTACCGCTTATGAGAATGTTTTTACCGGGCTGGAATTGTATTCAACGGGAACTACGGGCCAGCGGATTATGGATGTAACCCAGCTTAAAATTCACCGTTTCATGTCTGGACCGCTCGGCGGAGACCAGCAGATCGGTTCGCTGGTGGCTCAGGATGAGCTGGATCTGATTATCTTCCTGCGTGATCCGCTAATGGCACAGCCGCATGAGCCGGATATCACGGCACTGCTCCGTTTGTGCGATGTGTACGGTATTCCGGTAGCGACCAATATCGCTACAGCTGAAATTCTGGTAAAGGCGATCGACCGCGGCGATTTCGGATGGCGGGAGCTGGTACATAAATACAAGCCGGGTGTGGATGAATAA
- the dapB gene encoding 4-hydroxy-tetrahydrodipicolinate reductase: MSDKIRVIVSGAGGRMGKEVVKLVLQDEELELAAAVDRSAGETDAGRMVGLEECGITVTSDLEAALAGSRGDVLVDFTIPQSAYANTSLAIKYGVRPVIGTTGFTPEQIAELDKQCQEQGIGGLIAPNFSIGAILLMKFAAQAAKYFPHLEIIEYHGDQKLDAPSGTAIKTAEMISEARQELRQGNPQEEEIIEGARGGFYNGFRIHSVRLPGVFAQEEVVFGGFGQSLKIRHDSYERAGYMPGVKMGIQKVMEYTGLIYGFEHFIE; this comes from the coding sequence GTGAGCGACAAGATCAGAGTGATTGTCTCCGGAGCAGGAGGCAGAATGGGTAAAGAGGTTGTTAAGCTGGTACTGCAGGATGAAGAACTGGAACTTGCGGCGGCGGTAGACCGTTCAGCAGGCGAAACAGATGCAGGCCGCATGGTAGGATTAGAGGAGTGCGGAATAACAGTTACTTCGGATCTGGAAGCTGCCTTGGCAGGAAGCCGCGGAGATGTGCTTGTTGATTTTACAATTCCGCAATCGGCTTATGCCAACACTTCGCTTGCAATCAAATACGGGGTGCGTCCGGTCATAGGGACGACCGGGTTCACCCCGGAGCAGATTGCCGAGCTGGACAAGCAATGTCAGGAGCAGGGAATCGGCGGGCTCATTGCCCCGAACTTCTCCATTGGTGCGATTCTGCTGATGAAATTCGCCGCACAAGCGGCTAAGTATTTCCCGCATCTGGAAATTATCGAGTATCATGGTGATCAGAAGCTGGATGCCCCGTCAGGTACAGCGATCAAAACGGCTGAGATGATCTCTGAAGCCCGGCAGGAGCTCCGCCAGGGTAATCCGCAGGAAGAGGAGATTATTGAGGGGGCGCGTGGCGGTTTTTACAACGGCTTCCGGATTCACAGCGTCCGTCTTCCCGGCGTATTTGCCCAGGAGGAAGTAGTATTCGGCGGTTTTGGACAATCGCTAAAAATCCGCCATGATTCATACGAGCGGGCAGGTTACATGCCAGGGGTCAAAATGGGTATCCAGAAAGTGATGGAATACACAGGCTTGATCTATGGCTTTGAGCATTTTATTGAATAG